tgtggggtcacgcttcagtggttcgtatgtctgtttgtcattaactagtgagtccattttgtccgtatagtccttattgtccataacaacagtaacacgtcctttgtctgcgggaagtatgactatgtccttgtcgtttcttaaccgtctcaatgcgtgtaattcgtctttcgtcaagttgcaggcggtgagtgaggctgattgtagagtggaagctattctgctcctgatgtcgtccttagtcgattctggtagctccctctgacgggccagaacggactcaacactcgatacaatatcgtcggttggtatccgtttaggagtaacagaatgtttaagtccgtatgagagtacttgcgtttcgttttcgtctaagggacgggaagaaatattcctgacccagtttttgtcggtcttgtggcgtttcttgtgtgcggcatgttgaagtcgggtcagttttgattgtactatggcgtggtgttgttctgtagtcttgttggctcgtttgtcagcaatggtcgtaagggtgtcgagtagagatgttggtataagttccttaagtttactaagacataataacagtttatcattagcgtagtTAATTCTTCTATGACAATCGTTAATACGCGCTCGAATCAATCGTCTACACGTAGCTTTGACGATGCAAATCGCTTCTTTCGTGTTCAGCGGGGACTTAATTCTAAGTCCCGCTGGAACAAGACCGAGATCTTTGCAGCGGTGGTTGAaccagagttgttgttttatacgtCTGACGTTTCTTGCgtaacaaaacaatacaaataccagacgaccacaagcttgtatccttcgacgtcaaatcacttttcaccagcataccacttcaacttgcccttgactgtactaagaccgccatcaacaaatcacactaccaaccaccattacccacagacgaccttatggacctactgcacctttgtctgacctcaacctactttcaatacaacggtaaacactacaagcaactacacggaacagctatgggatcacctgtttccgttgttgtggctgaaatagtcatgcaaaacatcgaggaacaggccctagcaacttacagtgaaacactcccactctggctacgctacgttgacgatacgatcactgctgtacacgaaagcaaaatcgacgaattccacgaacacttgaacgaacagaatactaacatccagtttactaaggagatcgaggagaacggtaagatacctttcctcgactgcttggtaacacgcgaaaacaacaccctacgaaccactgtttacaggaaaccaacacacactgacagactacttgaccaaacgtcctacaatcctacttcacacaaagcgactacggtgcgaaccttgacaagaagagcacaaattgtttgcgactcagacgtcagtttgactgacgaaatcaagcacttaaacactgtttttattaagaacaactacaacacagatttcatcgaacgcaatacttacaacagaccgaacgacagctctaacaactcatacaccaccacagccactataccttacgtacgaggcacctccgaaaccatagcacgcatacttcgaccttacaatattcgagttgcacacaaacccattttcactttacgacgcttactcactcatgttaagggaaaagacaaacccgaagacagaccaggagcagtttataagatccactgctccgactgccaggccacttataccggtgagaccggcagaaacttaaccacgcgactaaccgaacacaaacgagctacgaaaaagggtgacctcaacaataacatcgccgaacaccacttaaaaacaaaccacgctatcgactgggactctgttacgtgtttaacctacagtaccgactactatcaacgaattacactcgaaagctggtttaccaacttagaacaaactgccctaaatcgttgtcaacctcttcccgcaccttacaaacgtttactcaacaggaaacaataacaccttgtttattattcattttacaatccatttatttgcataacctatctccgcacatgtcttcacagccaatcacatcacgtacctaccaacggctactctatctattgaccaatcaaatcgctcaccagggtttttgaattttcaactgactaacactaccacttgactctgaagatggcttccgcacaggttgtcgaaacgtcagtcactaacaacagtccttctcaggactcctatcacccagatgatctttttcaatcaaaatagCTTCATAGTTTCTTTGAGGCCTCCTCGCCATTGTTGTCTGCATTGTTTTTATATTAATGTGTAACTAGGAGCCGATGATTAGTGCATTCAACTCCACTTCATTCCTGTGATGGCGTTTTATTTGTAGGTCGAATTTCTCTgaaatgagactcccgtgggggTGCCATGACCcgtcacaagaaactaattgacgtctcTGCGTCATTGGGCCGGAAGAGCCTTTCTTTCACataagaaaaggtatactaaaaatagatgtCTTAAAcgatgccgtgacataggcttagtatgggagttgcatgcccctactcatcggctctaATTGTTCAGTTTCAGCCGTTAAATATCCATCTTTGGACGTAGGCCTTCCCCATTGTCCTCCACTGGTCTATGTTTTGTGCGGCAGGGTGCTAGTGTTTGACAGAAGTATCCAAGTCATCCTTCCATCTCCACGTTGGTTTCCCTCGGTTCCTTGTGTTTCCCCGGGGCGTCCAGAACGTAGTACGGGTTGCCCAACGGTTGCCTGTTCTTCAGCCACATGACCAGCCCACTCCCATTTGAGTTTACTTATCGTTTTCTTGATAATACAATTAGATCGTATCATCTACTTGTATTgtggcaaaataaaaacaaaagaaataatttctttgcaTGTGCGTATGCCCTACCAACCACTACCTCGTCTCCAGGGTGTTTATCAGGAGTACTTATCAGGGCGTTGCAACCGTGGAGATTTGTTTCCAAATATATTCTGATACATATAATATAGCAAAAAACGACGAGGTTAACATTGGATATTTTGGTGGTTCACCTTTACCGTACTTTAGCCAAAGTACCCGCATTAATGTAAGACGAAATACGGTTATTTTAAGCCAACGATGAGGTGAACAAAGCAGAAAACTTGtcagaaatttttcttttatgtatCTATCAATTAAAACGTAACCCTTTTTTCAAGTTACTATTGTCGctttagccaatcagatttcaCAATGTTTCAGGAAAATATTATTGAGGGAAGCTTTTGCAATTTGTCCAAATTTCACTATTTTCCGAGAACTTGAACTATTTGTAGTTTTATTTAGGTGATAATGATCTCGTAATTATTTGGCTCTCCGGGATGTGCATATATCAACACGGAACAACTAAGAATCTGTCCGGGACTTTACTTATTTAATCCTGGTGGTTTGTGCTGCAGTAAATTGTATTAACAATTTCAAGTTTAAGGTAAGCACATTTTAGGTTTCCGATGACCCTAAACTATGGAAAGAATTCTTATTTTGAGCCTTTTTACGTAAGCCATCGAGATGCCTAAGAGCCTCGTTACCGTGAACCCTGAAACGAAGTTGTGGTCACAGCACCTGCATTCATGCATCACGCGATGCTCCCTGCAAAAATATGTGCGATGGTCGTTGGAAGGAATCCTTTTAGAGTAACCcagaatttcaaaagtttagGTTCTTTATGTCTTTGGCGCTCAAAGTCATCCCAAGCAGCTTCCAAAGAGGCGAACTTTGATTTGGGTGACTCCACAGAAATCGAGGATTATGGCGAAGTTCGACCTTTCGAAGACATTCCGGGACCGAAGCGCAGCCTTCGAAACCTGATCGCTTTTTATCGCCGAAGCGAAGGCCTTACCAAAAATTTCAAGGTTGTGGAAGCATTTTTCAAGGAATACGGTCCTATTTTTAAACAAGATCTTACGGGAGATATGCTAATGGTCCACATTCTCGACCCAGATGATTACAAGAAAGTATTTCGAGCTGAAGGGAAGTATCCTCAAAGACCTCTCCTGGATTTTTGGGTTGAGCATCGCAAAAGGAAGAATTATTTTCCCGGATTAGTGCTTTTGTAAGTAATTTTTATCTGAGATCATAAGTCACAGATTAAGGAATAAATGAGACTTACGAGAACTGAGCAGTTCAGTCGTTACCAACGTCTGCAAAGAGCGCAGAATTGGCCTTACTAAAATTGGCCCCTGTTCAATTCCGATGTCTTTGTAGGAAGGCCctgtattattattgttattattttattagtttgttttccatgaatCTTTGCTGGGCACAAGTGGATGTAATGGTTAGACAACTAGAAAATAATACGTTTGGTAAGATACTATACACCttgttccaaaatggcggccaataaattgttcttttgttttcatgtttattagagagctaattaacatgcaaagaaaacaattccaCTTCCACTTTTTGGGAGTCATGTGACCAGTATGAACCAAGGTCTTTCTTTCCTCGCTCCTTTTAGGGttgggagatgaaagaccttaggaacgaggttgcttGGTTTCATGTGGCTGCTATGTTGATCAGTTTGAAGCTTACTTTTTGTATTAGAAGCATAAGAAACGTCAACATATGCAAACTAAGAATAATTGGGGTCATAAGCACTTACATTGTagtgtcagaagaaaagatgCTGTGACAACAAGCTTGATGTTGTGTATGCATGGATGGCATGTGCTTAATACCTCCAAGGGTGGTTTATGAACACTGAACAAAGGATTGTTTTTGTAAATAGGGAGAACATGTTTACAAAGCAGTAAATATACTGATAGATCATTTCCTTTATTCTtatgatttgtttgtttgagtCAGTTGTGAAACGTAATGAGAAACTAGCTGCTGGTCAATCATTATGTAATTATAGAGTTATTTCTTGCTATAGACAGGGAGAAGAGTGGCAGAGAGTCAGAAAGAGCATTGCTCCTAAGATGATGCGCTTGAAAACAGTGCAAGAAAACATTGATAATTTCCAGGCTGTTACTGGGGATGCTATTACGAGAATTATAAAACTGAAAGAAGCTTGTGGTGGAGATGGTCACATTCCAGACTTGGAAGAGGAATTGAAGAAATTTTCAATGGAAAGTAAGTTGTTGCAAGACAGGGACCCATATacaaatatttattaaaatCCAGTGAGTGATctttatcaatgctgcattctgattggttgagcttaGCTACTAGGCTATATATTATAACCCACTGTTAGTGAAAAGCACGGGCCAtgattgtaatgttttggtggctaaaaaggattaaagtctagttTTCACTGGTGAACGATGTTTTTTCTGGATATTTTTTGCctaactagttggattttacgaAAACAGTATTATTCCCCTCACTGTCATGGCCTTTGATGTTTTCCATTCTCAGGTTCgaggaacaataattattgaaaaatatatatttatatttttttttttccagtgtgTACTTGACTTGTTGCCCTGCAAACATGACATCAGAATAGTTAATTAAGGGGTCAAGAACAGTGCAATGATAATTTATACTGACTGTAGCTGAGTGTCAGCACTAGTGGTAGAACTAAGCCCAgccaaggacagaggaaaactctcaTCAgagtgggatttgaacccttgACATCCAGAATAGATGGCTGTTGCCCTGCCAACTGATGTAGAGGGCCAGATGAGAGCAGGCTGTGGGTATTGAAGATATGGAAAGAAAATCAAGGGAATGGATTTCCATAAAATAGCCTGGTGGCCTGTTATATGAATACAAGGAGAAGGACTTGAAAGGCATTAGCTAAGTTAACCTACTTCATTATTAATCTGTCTGTAGGTATAGGAACAGTTGCCTTTAATACACGACTGGGACTATACCAAGACCCACCTCCAGAGAAGGCACTGAAATTCATTGAAGCCGTTGATACATTCTTCATTCAAACTCAGAAAATGTTAAATCTACCAAGTGCAATGACGCGACAGTACATTGACACACCAGCGCTGAAGAAATTCTTCAAAGCTGCAGACGATATTGTGGACATTGGCGAGTATTTTATcagcaataaaatgaaagagCTTAAAGAAATGACAGAGAAAGGTATCGAGGTCTCGGATGAAGGTAAGAAGTTTATCGCGGAGGTTCACGTTGTGGGGTGGAGGGAACTGAAAGTTTCAGGTCAGTGTTTGATGTGTTAACTGTGGAACTCAAACATTTGTAGAATGGCTGACCTTGcaaacagcaaaacaaaatcccACTACCACATCAAGCATTACACACCAGGCCTCTGATACTGGCAAAATAGTCATTTGTGCTAATTTGCACCCATcacaaatttcattttgtagtGGTTCCCGTGTTGACATATTTACTCACAACACAAAACCTGAGTCTGGAGGAAGTCAACGGATTGGCTATTGATGTTATTAGTGCTGGTGTTGATACAGTAAGTAGTTAACGAATTGTTGAATCAAGTTCTTGCATTTCAGAGAGAGAAACAAACCATATTgctgaatattttttaatttacattatttCCACATTGTTTTCAACAAGAATCTCATATTTCAGCATTTGGAGTGAATAGAATACTCATTATTCCATCACTTATAAATTTTTGTATACAAGATTGCCTTTTGGACACTCTGTGGCTTCTAGCCATCTTGTATTTAAACAATAACTATTTCATAGTAATCTTTCTGTCTCTCTCAGCACTTCAGAGGGACAAACAGACAATATCACaaaattagttatttttttctttttttacttaccTATACTATTTCTAGCTAGGTTGTCCTCAACAAGGATCTCATATTCCAGCATTTCTAGTGAATGGAATAGTTATTATTCCATCACTTATAAATGTTTGTATATGAGATTCCCTTTAGGACACCCTGTGGCTTCTTGCCATCTTGTATTTAGGCAATAAGCATATTTTATAGTATTGAGAATGTAGATGTTTTAGTGTGCAGTTAGCATCAACCGAGTTCAAATGTTCAAATGTGACTCCTTTATTGCAGTCCTGTCAGTTGGTTTCTCTCTTTTGACACTTAAGGAGACAGAAAAACCGTGTCACAAAATTAACTccttttggtttgttttatttctgcattgttttcattaagaATCTCATATTCCAGCATTTCTTGTGAATGGAATAGTTATCATTCCATCACTAAGAAAATGTTTGTATACGGGATTGCCTGACACTCCATGGCTTCTTGCCATcttgttttaaaacattttatggTTGAATTGCATTAATTAAGGTATTGCATTATAATTAAATTGTCTGTTATCCAATACTATCAAATTTATGCACCTAAATTATATTTCCACCAAGTTCTGCCAGAGTTCCATTTGTGACTGGATGTTATACAGTACTTGTTAAAACTTGGTATGAAATGAGGTAATACAGGTCAAGTTACCACCATGAGAAGATTGCAAAATTCACCTTTCAAGCGTTATCTCAGACAAAGGGGTAGTGCGCATAATGTTTGCGAGATCTTCATACAATttgacctttcttttttcttttacatatATTATTTCTGGGTTGTTTCCAACAAGAATCACTTATAAATGTTTGTATATTAGATTGACACCCCATGGCTTCGTGCCATCTTGTAGttaaaagtaataatattttatagcagtttgtttgtttattcatGCAAAATGTGTCCTAACTATCctagaattaaattggaaccagcccTTGGGACATAAGGagacaaaattgaatattagtcatcatatgctcacatCGTCCACATAACtgaaaaacaggtcatttcatgtCGTGGAAAGAAGGAGAACATCAGCAAATtgtgaaaaagtgaaaaatacaAGTACAAAGAGTGCAaag
This portion of the Acropora palmata chromosome 13, jaAcrPala1.3, whole genome shotgun sequence genome encodes:
- the LOC141863349 gene encoding cytochrome P450 27C1-like isoform X1, with product MHHAMLPAKICAMVVGRNPFRVTQNFKSLGSLCLWRSKSSQAASKEANFDLGDSTEIEDYGEVRPFEDIPGPKRSLRNLIAFYRRSEGLTKNFKVVEAFFKEYGPIFKQDLTGDMLMVHILDPDDYKKVFRAEGKYPQRPLLDFWVEHRKRKNYFPGLVLLQGEEWQRVRKSIAPKMMRLKTVQENIDNFQAVTGDAITRIIKLKEACGGDGHIPDLEEELKKFSMESIGTVAFNTRLGLYQDPPPEKALKFIEAVDTFFIQTQKMLNLPSAMTRQYIDTPALKKFFKAADDIVDIGEYFISNKMKELKEMTEKGIEVSDEVVPVLTYLLTTQNLSLEEVNGLAIDVISAGVDTTATALLWMMYHLGSYPGVQDQLYQEFERVVGKDGNITSNNIGKLSFLKACLKESMRLSSVLPGNARVLDQDIVLSGYRIPAKTFIAMELYCTAHSEKYFKDAMEFKPERWLRENRDEYHAFANLPFGYGVRMCLGRRVAELEIYLFLCKLLQRFRIEYVGEELEPIQKLLSVPEKPVKVKLVDRF
- the LOC141863349 gene encoding cytochrome P450 27C1-like isoform X2 → MHHAMLPAKICAMVVGRNPFRVTQNFKSLGSLCLWRSKSSQAASKEANFDLGDSTEIEDYGEVRPFEDIPGPKRSLRNLIAFYRRSEGLTKNFKVVEAFFKEYGPIFKQDLTGDMLMVHILDPDDYKKVFRAEGKYPQRPLLDFWVEHRKRKNYFPGLVLLQGEEWQRVRKSIAPKMMRLKTVQENIDNFQAVTGDAITRIIKLKEACGGDGHIPDLEEELKKFSMESIGTVAFNTRLGLYQDPPPEKALKFIEAVDTFFIQTQKMLNLPSAMTRQYIDTPALKKFFKAADDIVDIGEYFISNKMKELKEMTEKGIEVSDEVVPVLTYLLTTQNLSLEEVNGLAIDVISAGVDTTATALLWMMYHLGSYPGVQDQLYQEFERVVGKDGNITSNNIGKLSFLKACLKESMRLSSVLPGNARVLDQDIVLSGYRIPAKASRSRLSSLWSCIALLILKSTSKTLWSLSRSAG